ATGCATAGGTTCAGGAGCGGAGGGTGACACGCTCGGACACCAGCCGTGCCGAGGCGTTCAGCGATGCCGTCATCGCGATCGTTATCACGCTGCTGGTACTTGAGCTCACTCCGCCGGAGACCGAACCCGGGGAGCTGCTGGCCGGATTGCTCGGTCAATGGCCGACATACCTGGCGTATGCGGCGTCCTACATCTATTTGGCCGTCATCTGGCTTAACCACAAATCTGCCTTCTCCCGTATCCGGCAGATGGACATCGGCCTACAGTGGGCCAATCTGGGAATCCTCGCCACCCTCGCCCTTTTGCCCTGGCCGACAGCCGTGATCATCGATACAGCCAAGACAGGCAATTTGGCTGACGAGCGGGTCGCGGTCGCGCTGTACGCGATCGTCGGGGCACTGCTGTGCCTGTCATGGCTGGTGTTCTTCTCGCACTTGGCACGGCATCCTGAGCTCACCGAGGAGGAAGTGGAGGATTCCTACTTTGCGCGCGAGCGACCACGTGCCCTGGCCGGGGTGGTGCTGTACCTCGCGGCGGGAACGGTAGGTGTCCTCGTCCATCCGTTGGTTGCATCGGTGATTTTCGTGGTCCTGCCCGTTTTCTACGGTCTCACCAGCCACGGGTTCGATCACAGGCCGGCCTTCCTCCGAGGTCTCTAGGGCGCTGTCCACCAGCCGTAGTCGCGATACTTTGCCGCACTGACTTTGCAAGCGGGATTCCCGGCCTTTAGGGTACTAAGGAAGCTTACCTTTTTGGTTGAGTGCAGTAATCGATTTGCCGATCAACATCGAGGAGAACGCAGTGCCAGCTGAGGACAACATTAAGATTCCAGGGGCTCCGTCGATTGAGCAGCCCGCCGTAGAAGAGCCCACAGCGGCGCGTGAGCCGTTGCCGCCGAAGCCTGATCAGCAGGGGCCGGAGGCCGTGTCACCCACGGGCAGCCCCACCGGCGCACCCGCAAACTCACGTGCCCAGTCCGGCCAGTACCTGACAACGGCCCAAGGTCTGAGGCTCGGAGATACAGACCATTCCTTGAAGGCCGGGCCGCGGGGCCCGATTTTGCTGCAGGACCATCACTTGCGTGAGAAGATCACGCACTTTGATCACGAGAGAATTCCCGAGCGCGTGGTTCACGCCCGAGGAGCCGGGGCGCATGGAACGTTCCGCTCTTACGGCACGGCTTCGAAAATCACCAAGGCAGGGTTCCTTGCGCCGGATGTAGAAACCCCGGTGTTCGTGAGGTTTTCCACTGTTCTGGGATCCAGAGGGTCAGCCGACACGGTCCGTGACACCCGTGGCTTCTCCACGAAGTTCTACACGGATGAGGGCACCTACGACCTGGTGGGGAACAACATTCCTGTTTTCTTCATTCAGGACGGCATCAAGTTCCCGGACATCATCCACGCAGGGAAACCGCATCCTGACAGGGAAATCCCGCAGGCTCAGAGTGCGCACGACACATTTTGGGATTTTGTTTCGTTGCATACCGAAGCGCAGGCCCACACGATGTGGAATATGTCGGACCGCGGAATTCCCCGTTCCTACCGGACCATGGAAGGGTTCGGCGTCCACACATTCCGGTTGGTGGATGCTGCAGGTAAGACCACTTTGGTGAAATTCCACTGGAAGCCGAAGTTGGGTGTTCACTCATTGGTGTGGGAGGAGGCCCAGATTATTAACGGCATGGATCCCGATTTCCACCGTCGTGATCTGGCCGATGCGATCGAATCAGGTGCGTACCCGGAGTGGGAGCTTGGCATCCAGACGTTCCCGGACACCGAAGATCAAATGTTCGAAGGTATCGACCTTCTGGATCCCACCAAGTTTATCCCTGAGGAACTGGCGCCGGTTCAGCCAATCGGACTGATGACGCTGAACGCCAACCCGACCAACTACTTTGCCGAGACCGAGCAGGTGGCCTTCCATCCGGGACACCTCGTCCCGGGCATCGATGTCACTAATGATCCTCTGCTGCAGGTCCGCCTGTTCTCATACCTGGACACGCAGATTTCGCGGCTCGGTGGACCAAACTTCGCCCAAATTCCCATCAATCGTCCCCACGCCCCGGTCAACGACATGCTGCGGGACGGGATGCACCAGACTGCCGTGCATGGGGGAGTGGCCCCTTACCATCCGAATTCCCTTGAGGGTGGTTGCCCCTTCATGGCCGGGCAGGACGTGGGCGCATTCGTGGACGTACCTGAGGAAATCGCGGCAGGAATTAAGGAACGGAGAAACCCGGCGTCCTTCGATGACCACTTCAGCCAAGCCCGGCTGTTCTTCCGCAGTTTGACGTCGGTAGAGCAGGACCACGTGATTCAGGCCTACACGTTTGAACTTGGCAAGTGCTATGAAGCGGTGATCCGGGAACGGCAACTCATGGCGCTGGCTAATATTGACGCCGGACTTTGCGCTGCCGTCGCCAAGGGCCTCGGGATGCCGGCTCCCACGGCCACCGTCGACACGCCGGACGTGGAGCCCAGCCCCGCTGTGTCCCAGATTGGTGGGAAATGGCCTGTTGCTGGTCGCGTCGTGGGCATCATCGCGGACAGTGAAAGTGACCTGTCGCTGGTGACCGCAGCACGCGAGGCGGTTGACGCGGCAGGCATGGTCCCTCTGGTCATTGCGCCGTCCGGTGGTGTGATTGAGCCGGAGCATGGTCCCGCAGTGACTGTCCAAAGGAGCTACCTCACAGCACGCTCGATCGAGTTTGACGCAATTATTGCAGCGGGCGGAGGCAATCCAGCAGCCGATGCCATTCCGGGCCGCGATGCCAAGGCCGGTGAACCAGGTGCGACCCTTGATCCGCGCGTGGTTCTTATGGTCTCTGAAGCTTTCCGTCATGGCAAAGCCATTGGCGCCTGGGGTCCAGGTACCGCAGTTCTGGACGCGGCCGGCGTCCCTCAAGATGCCCCCGGAATCATCAGTGGAGAAGGTCCGGACACAGTGATTCCTGTGGTCCGGGAACTGCTCTCTGCACACCGGGCGTGGGAGCGGTTCCCGGCGGCAGGATCAGCTTCGTAGCACTTCCTGTGGAAGGCTGTTAAGTTCGACGGCGGTGGGTTGCCTATGCGGGCCAGCCCGCCGCCGTCGGGTTGTCAAGCCGGACGGTGCTTTCGCAGCGTTCTAACGGCGGCTACTGCCCCCAGTCCCGCCAGTACCCACGGGGCGCCGAGGAGGATGGGGTCGATCCACTGATGGTTCATGTCGGCTCGCCTTTTCCCGAAGCGGGAGCTCGCACCATGGTGGGAGAACTCGCTGAGCACGCCGGTTTCGGTCACCGGGTTGTCCGGTCGCATAGTTGCGAACGAGTGCAGGTGGCTCTCCCACGCGTCCACTCTGTCGGCGGCGATCAGGACCAGCCAGTGGGCTGCGCGGCCCTCGCTGTATTTCCGGTACGCGTATTTCCTCAGCGCACCGGAGATGCCCTTGGGAGGGGTTGAGGTGCCAAAGACGGGGGTCACGAAAGCGTGTTCAATGGACCGCTCCCTGGGCCACTTCTCCGGCTGGCGTTCGGGAAAGTCCCAGCGCGCACCGGTCTCGATACCGGGCTGCTCGCGGGGGTAGGAGGGTCTGTCCGCCGGGTCGAGGTCAACGCCCCATCCCGGAATCCGTGCCCGCAGCTCCTCCGCAGTCTCCTTCAGCGCGGGGGTGCCGGAGGTGTAAGGCGTTGGTATTTCAACCATCATGGTCCCTTTCAGGCCGAGGTTGTGACGATGAGGGGCTTGATGCAGTCATCAAGCTTCGCAGAAAAGATGTGGTAGCCCTCGGCGATGTGCTCCAGAGGGATGCGGTGGGTGACGATGTCGCTGGGTTTGAGGTGCCCGTTCCGGATGTGTTCGAACAACCGGGGCCACTGCCTTTTGACCGGGCATTGGTTCATCCGAAGCGTCAGCCCTTTGTTCATCGCGTCGCCGAACTTCACGGCGCTGAAGAGCGGTCCGTAGGCGCCCACGACTGACACCGTGCCGCCCTTACGGACGGAGTCGATGGCCCAGTTGAGGGCGATGGGGGATCCGCCCTGCAGTTTCAGCTTGCTGCTGGTCACGTGCTGGAGGAAGTTGCCGTCCGCTTCGGCCCCCACCGCATCGATGACGACGTCGGCGCCCAGATAGTCCGTGGCTTTCTTCAGGTGCACCACAATGTCGTCGTACTCCACAAAGTTGTAGGACTCGGCGTGGGCGAACGAGCGGGCCTTTTCCAGTCGGTATTCCAAGTGGTCGATGACGATCACCCGCCCCGCTCCCATGAGCCAGGCCGACTTCGCCGCGAACAGGCCCACCGGGCCGGCGCCGAACACCACAACGGTGTCGCCTTCGGCAATGTCGCCCAACTGGGCGCCGAAGTAGCCAGTGGGCAGGGCATCGGTGAGCAGGACCGCGTCCTCCTCGTCCATCCAGTCCGGAATCTTGGCCGGCCCCACATCAGCGAATGGCACGCGCACAAACTCAGCCTGGCCGCCGTCGTAACCCCCACAGGTGTGGGAGTAGCCGTAAATGCCGCC
Above is a genomic segment from Arthrobacter sp. YN containing:
- a CDS encoding TMEM175 family protein: MTRSDTSRAEAFSDAVIAIVITLLVLELTPPETEPGELLAGLLGQWPTYLAYAASYIYLAVIWLNHKSAFSRIRQMDIGLQWANLGILATLALLPWPTAVIIDTAKTGNLADERVAVALYAIVGALLCLSWLVFFSHLARHPELTEEEVEDSYFARERPRALAGVVLYLAAGTVGVLVHPLVASVIFVVLPVFYGLTSHGFDHRPAFLRGL
- a CDS encoding catalase; translated protein: MPAEDNIKIPGAPSIEQPAVEEPTAAREPLPPKPDQQGPEAVSPTGSPTGAPANSRAQSGQYLTTAQGLRLGDTDHSLKAGPRGPILLQDHHLREKITHFDHERIPERVVHARGAGAHGTFRSYGTASKITKAGFLAPDVETPVFVRFSTVLGSRGSADTVRDTRGFSTKFYTDEGTYDLVGNNIPVFFIQDGIKFPDIIHAGKPHPDREIPQAQSAHDTFWDFVSLHTEAQAHTMWNMSDRGIPRSYRTMEGFGVHTFRLVDAAGKTTLVKFHWKPKLGVHSLVWEEAQIINGMDPDFHRRDLADAIESGAYPEWELGIQTFPDTEDQMFEGIDLLDPTKFIPEELAPVQPIGLMTLNANPTNYFAETEQVAFHPGHLVPGIDVTNDPLLQVRLFSYLDTQISRLGGPNFAQIPINRPHAPVNDMLRDGMHQTAVHGGVAPYHPNSLEGGCPFMAGQDVGAFVDVPEEIAAGIKERRNPASFDDHFSQARLFFRSLTSVEQDHVIQAYTFELGKCYEAVIRERQLMALANIDAGLCAAVAKGLGMPAPTATVDTPDVEPSPAVSQIGGKWPVAGRVVGIIADSESDLSLVTAAREAVDAAGMVPLVIAPSGGVIEPEHGPAVTVQRSYLTARSIEFDAIIAAGGGNPAADAIPGRDAKAGEPGATLDPRVVLMVSEAFRHGKAIGAWGPGTAVLDAAGVPQDAPGIISGEGPDTVIPVVRELLSAHRAWERFPAAGSAS
- a CDS encoding zinc-dependent alcohol dehydrogenase, with translation MRSMVYRGPYKVRVEEKDIPQIEHPNDAIVQVKLGAICGSDLHLYHGMMPDTRVGMTFGHEFVGVVHEVGSSVRNLEVGDRVMVPFNIYCGSCYFCSRGLYSNCHNVNPNATAVGGIYGYSHTCGGYDGGQAEFVRVPFADVGPAKIPDWMDEEDAVLLTDALPTGYFGAQLGDIAEGDTVVVFGAGPVGLFAAKSAWLMGAGRVIVIDHLEYRLEKARSFAHAESYNFVEYDDIVVHLKKATDYLGADVVIDAVGAEADGNFLQHVTSSKLKLQGGSPIALNWAIDSVRKGGTVSVVGAYGPLFSAVKFGDAMNKGLTLRMNQCPVKRQWPRLFEHIRNGHLKPSDIVTHRIPLEHIAEGYHIFSAKLDDCIKPLIVTTSA